The proteins below are encoded in one region of Arenibacter algicola:
- a CDS encoding ferredoxin reductase domain-containing protein, which produces MKILEKKYLNHNVIRFLIEKPYGYVHKPGQAMELSIDKPGYELAIAPFTITNLNGDPYLELIVKINPEVNSLTYGLSVLAIGETLQITEPWDSYNYKGPGVFIAGGTGITPFLPILKELQAKGGNLIKEHMLLYGNRTQADILFQRKLGKVFGKNCIHILSRSKSPDSVFGRINIDILKQYINDLHQQFYICGPRHFESEISKQLVSLGVKGARIQTGYKF; this is translated from the coding sequence GTGAAAATTTTAGAAAAGAAATATCTCAACCACAATGTAATCCGGTTTCTTATAGAAAAACCTTACGGATATGTCCATAAACCTGGACAGGCCATGGAATTAAGTATTGATAAACCAGGGTATGAACTAGCGATTGCCCCTTTTACAATTACCAACTTGAATGGTGATCCTTACTTGGAATTGATTGTAAAGATCAACCCAGAGGTGAACAGTCTTACTTATGGATTGTCCGTTTTGGCAATAGGGGAGACCTTGCAAATAACCGAACCTTGGGATTCCTATAATTATAAGGGCCCAGGAGTATTCATTGCCGGAGGTACTGGGATAACTCCTTTTTTGCCAATTCTAAAGGAGCTTCAGGCCAAAGGTGGGAATTTAATTAAAGAGCATATGCTATTATATGGCAATAGGACTCAGGCAGATATTTTGTTCCAAAGGAAATTAGGAAAGGTTTTTGGGAAAAACTGTATACACATTCTCAGCAGGTCAAAATCTCCTGATTCCGTTTTTGGTAGGATCAATATTGATATTTTAAAGCAATACATCAATGACCTTCACCAGCAATTCTATATCTGTGGACCTAGGCATTTCGAAAGCGAAATATCCAAGCAGTTAGTAAGCTTGGGCGTTAAGGGGGCACGGATCCAAACAGGATATAAATTTTAA